A genome region from Lactobacillus sp. ESL0791 includes the following:
- a CDS encoding BspA family leucine-rich repeat surface protein, producing the protein MSKNNFTERLKKMESQTKQERFSIRKLTIGAASVLIGLGFLGINSQVAHAADGESELNNSIHSSEVSGTDTGRKGAANDVNKSTSTNVNITNEQKSNKTSPKVKLSTYAGLRSFLRDGSEIVESGTTSDGSESAASAPSQEEKENESKKAEAEQKLNAAATSLDTTLGKANEASSSDKYQHETPEKQQALQDAVNKAQEAINKYRDPGSADLPEADQAKLLADINAAQDGLTALLAEYSATQEQVDTQEEVSPQAIITGTDGGVRWEFESSTGTLSYTTAGQLSADTIQSIMSTAGISEDSIKKIAFDIGIKLAANSQSKFANLTKLTEIQGVNTLDASALTDTSYMFHNDGNLTGLLDLSSWQTGSLTSMYGMFRMDSYVDNHYSSLTDIKFGNGWNISKVENMDYMFYYDQQLRTIDFGSQWHSTIGTGVSTPNSGVYMNGMFYNCSSLTDASMATISDWDTSRVKSMNSMFSCCEGLSTLNINNWNTGNVGDMDSMFSGCSNLNNLNLNTWNTSNVRSMGSMFSGCSSLNWNSSDLHTSGVSWNTSNVTDMSGMFSGCSNLNNLNLNTWNTSQVSDMSSMFQSCSGLTSLAIDNWDTGNVLSMKYMFYDCTALNNLDLHHTEGNIPWNTGNVTDMSHMFAFQSPNQYPYVAPKLTNFDLQGWDTSKVTNMSYMFQYDTALTTDLIQNKGIASFITDMVGNMSHMFDGDSGVESLILGVGTHFKTSNVGNMSYMFSGMTSMKKLNIDNFDTSAVSDMSHMFDSDQLLDNLKVSNFDTKFVEDMSYMFNNCRSLTSSGTAVDGNPAVAFDVSGFNTGYVENMAYMFAGDIKLTSIEVTTNESDPNNSRWTTDSVTDMQHMFDGDTALTGLDVSGWDTSQVTNMQYMFNRDTNLASPVVTNWHTGQVTDMQHMFDGAGSIISLDLSNWDTSSVGLDAGSMQYMFNNANDLTQIKLGDNWNTENVTDMSYMFNGDTSLTTLDNTTLDNNDAPWGTANVTNMDSMFNGDGNVADLRFVKKFDTTNVTSMANMFNGNNKITELDLSLWNTKNVTSMNNMFNGDAALTTLKLGSNWNTSKVYYMQNMFNGTSKLSSLNLSAFDTSGIYYGNMTDMFNGLGADASVDKFVLQLGHYRLDSSVWGTFKWQNIKATGTDGTIENPKGTAYDLNGFKTLYNKDVSMCPGPATYVMTVHKDDNKRYKINDVTIKVHKGQRAKIIDQYPMTDILSFEDTETSTDKSYTDLINATDDIKHSNKTLVLAEWLPNKKINAEGRIDDGGVIDNLGNLVTDPPDLGIDKGNAVIKLTFGDGTITNVPVKVQLPKFAPGKGQIVAKDTDPSTEEAKAKAKAGIKTSDSPEGPGPDEWGKSDLTYSWVRREGNHAPLQKSYLSSYGQKDVAVKVTYTTDGSPDGEDIVPVTLLVERYSDAYPISIKPDLSSLPPAPKKITTHAVGDGNTFKVAAPAAFSKDHLNDMNDLIKVTDHATGAVIDAITDSQEFDSIIDHLDWAAGGTPTIINNNPNEFNSCQIAATYTDGTTGGSTGLQVNVVGGKSDPYAITATGVDVNTALTDTNAKAALLNAGNITDAYPNATFEWATSASGEHAPSTSTAGTQRVYIIINYGDGTKQEVPVILKVNNTSSKYSGILYNGSALSIHAADDSTVVPDLNFNAMKSSLTHTVTAGIATTHDPIPASKISELNWATETNSIPGYTTKDIGTQNAKLQIKYDDNSISDPFIVPITVKGAKVLVTNKAYLRGNVPSAADFLSDASLGQKSDSDSLGASYKWVDVATHQELTNLNSTEGIVKAAIEVDYHDGTHQYLPVKLAIGNWAQYYRDKVRISNFTTHIGANITDASLNSHIVVTGLTPNVDYRLTWAAKPDTSAAGLGSTGSKNISTNAMITFTADGSQLTERVDGTVVGAVLKNSNTSKKVYLNDTSLSADQQADVGSYYVDDSLINSYPHSYTVQLNSDKATITVRYNDDTNAEQVLKPVPFTVFGPKIQQAKVYQGDSITSQQVLSNYNELKDNSGITLDDNVSGINTKQVGFQSGQIGIRYVPSDPGFIHFRGSYLIPVIVKVTKRPVDNSMASNLNPGGGEIQVPQYTDLPIHNDYAGSGITNAGAMPAGTNYTWDTNNVADTSTKGKMDKTFVTVHYPDGSVGSVPVKVNVGDPQESDVVLKHSAYLYDKQGKRVNDQILQSGSKVKTYGTTMINNQLYYIIEADKYYVKASNIHGEKRKLDLTAHVYDKYGQQIGDQVIYAGTAVTTYGTPVTIKGQKYYLIDGNKYIKASDFPPTSDTWVDPTVHGDNDATGGVKKAINHAAYLYDKNGKRENKAILKAGSSVVTYGKTTIKHKQYYVLDNDEFLLASNIDAVKRHTIGKVTVVNRYGKATKKKMRKGAKVATYGKAVKIKGIKYYTIGDNRYVKASKLK; encoded by the coding sequence TTGAGCAAAAATAATTTTACTGAGCGATTAAAAAAGATGGAGTCGCAGACTAAGCAAGAGCGTTTTTCAATTCGTAAACTAACGATTGGCGCTGCATCCGTTTTGATCGGCTTAGGATTTTTAGGTATTAACAGTCAGGTAGCTCATGCTGCTGATGGTGAGTCAGAATTAAATAACAGCATTCACAGTAGTGAGGTCAGTGGAACAGATACTGGCAGAAAAGGCGCTGCAAATGATGTAAACAAATCTACCAGTACCAATGTGAACATTACAAATGAACAAAAGTCAAACAAAACTTCACCAAAGGTGAAATTGTCAACTTACGCGGGCTTAAGATCATTTTTGCGGGACGGGTCTGAAATAGTTGAATCTGGGACAACTAGTGATGGAAGTGAATCTGCTGCTTCTGCTCCAAGTCAAGAAGAAAAAGAAAATGAGAGTAAGAAAGCTGAGGCAGAGCAGAAGCTGAATGCGGCAGCGACTAGTTTAGATACAACATTAGGCAAAGCCAATGAAGCAAGCAGCTCTGACAAATATCAACACGAGACACCGGAAAAGCAGCAGGCTTTGCAAGATGCTGTAAATAAGGCGCAAGAAGCAATCAATAAGTATCGTGATCCAGGCAGTGCGGATCTACCAGAAGCTGATCAGGCAAAATTGCTGGCTGATATTAATGCGGCACAGGATGGCTTGACAGCACTGTTAGCGGAATATTCTGCAACTCAGGAGCAGGTCGATACGCAGGAGGAAGTTTCTCCACAGGCCATAATAACGGGAACTGATGGCGGTGTTAGATGGGAATTTGAAAGTAGTACAGGCACCTTAAGTTATACAACTGCTGGACAACTTTCTGCTGATACCATTCAATCTATTATGTCAACTGCTGGAATTTCTGAAGATAGCATTAAAAAGATTGCTTTCGACATTGGGATTAAGCTAGCGGCAAATAGTCAATCTAAATTTGCAAATTTAACTAAACTAACAGAAATTCAAGGAGTGAATACTCTAGATGCTAGCGCTTTAACCGATACAAGTTATATGTTTCACAATGATGGTAATCTGACCGGTCTATTAGATTTATCTAGTTGGCAGACAGGTTCGTTAACTAGCATGTATGGTATGTTTCGGATGGACAGTTATGTTGACAATCATTATAGTAGTCTAACCGATATAAAATTTGGTAACGGTTGGAATATTAGCAAAGTAGAGAACATGGACTACATGTTTTATTATGACCAGCAATTGAGAACCATTGATTTTGGAAGTCAATGGCATAGTACTATTGGCACTGGTGTTAGTACTCCTAATAGCGGCGTTTATATGAACGGTATGTTTTATAATTGTAGCAGTCTAACCGATGCATCTATGGCTACTATAAGCGATTGGGATACTAGTCGCGTGAAGAGCATGAATTCTATGTTTAGTTGCTGTGAAGGGTTAAGCACTTTAAATATAAATAATTGGAACACTGGTAATGTGGGGGACATGGATTCTATGTTCTCCGGTTGTAGCAACTTAAATAATTTGAATTTAAATACGTGGAATACTAGTAATGTAAGGTCTATGGGATCTATGTTTTCCGGTTGCAGTAGCTTAAACTGGAATAGCTCAGATTTGCATACTTCTGGTGTATCCTGGAATACTAGTAACGTAACTGACATGAGCGGTATGTTCTCCGGTTGTAGCAACTTAAATAATTTGAATTTAAATACGTGGAATACTAGTCAAGTGTCTGACATGAGCAGTATGTTTCAAAGCTGTTCAGGATTAACCAGCTTGGCTATAGATAATTGGGATACTGGTAATGTGCTTAGCATGAAATATATGTTTTATGATTGTACGGCTTTAAACAATCTAGATTTGCACCATACTGAAGGTAATATTCCATGGAATACTGGTAACGTAACTGACATGAGCCATATGTTTGCTTTCCAAAGTCCCAACCAATATCCCTATGTTGCGCCAAAGTTAACTAATTTTGATCTCCAAGGTTGGGATACCAGTAAAGTTACTAATATGAGCTACATGTTCCAATATGACACTGCCTTAACTACGGATTTGATACAAAACAAAGGTATAGCTAGTTTTATCACCGATATGGTAGGTAATATGTCGCATATGTTTGATGGTGACAGTGGTGTGGAAAGTCTAATCTTAGGAGTTGGCACTCACTTCAAAACCAGTAATGTTGGTAATATGTCATACATGTTCTCTGGCATGACTAGTATGAAAAAATTAAATATTGATAATTTTGATACTAGTGCTGTCAGCGATATGTCGCACATGTTTGATAGTGATCAATTATTAGATAATCTTAAAGTCTCTAATTTTGATACAAAATTTGTTGAAGACATGTCGTACATGTTTAATAATTGTCGAAGCTTGACTAGCTCAGGAACTGCTGTAGACGGTAATCCTGCGGTGGCATTTGATGTTAGTGGATTTAATACGGGTTATGTTGAAAATATGGCCTATATGTTTGCTGGTGATATTAAGTTGACTAGTATAGAGGTTACAACTAATGAGTCAGATCCAAATAATAGTAGATGGACTACTGACAGTGTAACTGATATGCAGCATATGTTTGATGGTGATACAGCATTAACTGGTCTAGATGTTAGCGGCTGGGATACGAGCCAAGTGACTAATATGCAGTATATGTTTAACCGTGATACTAATTTAGCTAGTCCAGTAGTTACTAATTGGCATACAGGTCAGGTTACTGACATGCAGCATATGTTTGATGGTGCTGGCAGTATAATTTCTTTAGATTTAAGTAATTGGGATACTAGTAGTGTGGGCTTGGACGCTGGCAGTATGCAATACATGTTTAATAACGCCAACGATTTAACCCAAATAAAATTAGGTGACAATTGGAATACTGAAAATGTTACCGATATGTCATATATGTTTAATGGCGATACAAGTTTGACAACTTTGGATAATACAACTTTAGATAATAATGATGCACCGTGGGGTACTGCTAATGTCACAAACATGGACAGTATGTTTAACGGAGACGGTAACGTTGCAGATTTGCGTTTTGTAAAAAAATTTGATACTACCAATGTTACAAGCATGGCCAATATGTTTAACGGCAATAATAAGATAACCGAGTTAGATTTAAGTTTGTGGAATACCAAAAATGTCACTAGTATGAATAACATGTTCAATGGTGATGCTGCTCTGACTACTTTGAAATTGGGGTCAAACTGGAATACGAGCAAAGTTTATTATATGCAGAATATGTTTAATGGCACTAGTAAACTTAGTAGCTTGAACTTGAGCGCCTTTGATACTAGTGGAATATATTATGGCAATATGACTGACATGTTTAATGGCTTGGGTGCTGATGCCAGTGTAGACAAGTTTGTTCTGCAATTAGGCCACTATAGATTAGATTCTAGTGTCTGGGGTACTTTTAAATGGCAGAACATTAAGGCAACAGGTACTGACGGAACTATAGAGAATCCTAAAGGTACTGCCTATGATTTAAATGGCTTTAAGACTCTATACAATAAGGATGTTTCGATGTGTCCTGGACCAGCAACTTATGTCATGACTGTACATAAAGATGATAATAAGCGTTATAAAATCAATGACGTTACAATTAAGGTCCATAAGGGACAACGTGCTAAGATAATTGATCAGTACCCAATGACAGATATTCTATCATTTGAAGATACTGAAACATCAACTGATAAAAGCTATACTGATCTTATAAATGCTACTGATGATATTAAGCATAGTAACAAAACACTTGTATTGGCAGAATGGCTGCCTAATAAAAAGATAAATGCTGAAGGTCGTATTGATGATGGCGGTGTGATTGACAATCTTGGCAATTTAGTTACAGATCCGCCAGATTTGGGTATTGATAAAGGAAACGCAGTAATTAAGCTGACTTTTGGTGACGGTACAATAACTAATGTTCCGGTGAAGGTGCAATTGCCGAAGTTTGCCCCCGGCAAGGGCCAGATTGTGGCTAAAGATACAGATCCTAGTACTGAAGAAGCAAAAGCGAAAGCAAAAGCAGGTATTAAAACTAGTGATTCTCCAGAAGGACCAGGACCAGACGAATGGGGCAAGTCAGATCTAACTTATTCTTGGGTCAGAAGAGAAGGCAACCATGCACCCTTACAGAAGAGCTACTTAAGCAGTTATGGTCAAAAAGACGTAGCCGTTAAGGTTACTTATACTACTGATGGTAGCCCAGATGGCGAAGACATTGTCCCTGTTACTCTGTTAGTTGAAAGATATTCTGATGCATATCCAATTTCAATTAAGCCAGATCTATCGTCACTACCACCAGCCCCCAAAAAAATAACAACACACGCAGTCGGTGATGGCAATACGTTTAAGGTAGCTGCTCCAGCAGCCTTCTCTAAAGATCACTTGAATGATATGAATGATCTGATTAAGGTCACCGACCATGCAACAGGTGCTGTCATTGATGCTATTACTGATAGTCAAGAATTTGACAGCATCATTGATCACCTAGATTGGGCAGCTGGTGGTACTCCTACCATTATTAATAATAATCCAAATGAATTTAATTCTTGCCAAATTGCTGCTACATATACTGATGGTACAACTGGTGGTTCTACTGGGCTGCAAGTAAATGTGGTCGGCGGTAAGAGTGATCCTTATGCAATTACCGCAACTGGTGTAGATGTTAATACGGCGTTAACAGATACCAATGCTAAGGCTGCATTACTTAATGCAGGCAATATAACTGATGCTTATCCAAATGCCACATTTGAGTGGGCAACCTCAGCCAGCGGTGAGCATGCTCCTAGCACTAGCACAGCTGGTACGCAGCGCGTCTATATCATCATTAATTATGGTGATGGTACTAAACAGGAGGTACCGGTAATCCTGAAAGTAAATAACACTTCATCAAAATATAGCGGTATCTTGTATAATGGATCGGCTTTGTCTATCCATGCCGCAGATGATAGTACAGTTGTCCCCGATTTGAACTTTAATGCGATGAAAAGCAGCCTTACACACACAGTTACAGCTGGTATAGCTACAACTCATGATCCAATTCCAGCCAGTAAGATTAGCGAACTTAATTGGGCAACTGAAACTAATAGTATTCCAGGTTACACCACCAAAGATATTGGTACGCAGAATGCTAAATTACAAATCAAGTATGACGATAATTCAATAAGTGATCCATTTATTGTTCCGATTACTGTCAAGGGTGCTAAAGTCTTAGTCACTAACAAGGCCTATTTGCGTGGAAATGTTCCGTCTGCCGCTGACTTTTTGTCAGATGCATCTTTGGGGCAAAAATCAGATTCAGATAGTTTAGGTGCTAGTTACAAATGGGTCGATGTTGCTACCCATCAAGAGCTGACTAATTTGAATAGCACTGAAGGGATTGTGAAAGCAGCAATTGAAGTTGATTATCATGATGGCACTCACCAATATCTGCCGGTGAAGCTGGCTATAGGAAATTGGGCACAGTACTATAGAGACAAGGTTAGGATTAGCAATTTCACTACCCACATCGGGGCTAATATTACTGATGCGAGTTTGAATAGTCATATTGTTGTAACCGGATTGACTCCTAATGTCGATTACCGCTTAACGTGGGCGGCTAAACCGGATACCAGTGCTGCCGGTCTGGGCAGCACTGGCAGTAAGAACATTAGCACCAATGCAATGATTACCTTTACTGCAGATGGCTCACAGCTTACTGAACGGGTAGATGGAACAGTTGTTGGGGCTGTTCTTAAGAACAGCAATACATCCAAAAAAGTTTATCTGAATGATACAAGCTTGTCTGCAGATCAGCAAGCTGATGTTGGTAGTTATTATGTAGACGACAGCCTGATTAATAGCTATCCACATAGCTACACTGTGCAATTAAATAGTGATAAAGCAACCATTACGGTTCGCTATAATGATGATACTAATGCTGAACAAGTACTTAAACCAGTACCGTTTACAGTTTTTGGACCAAAAATACAACAGGCAAAGGTTTATCAAGGTGATAGTATCACGTCACAGCAAGTACTTAGTAATTACAATGAATTAAAGGATAATTCTGGAATAACTTTAGATGATAATGTGTCTGGAATTAATACCAAACAAGTTGGATTCCAATCAGGACAAATTGGCATTCGATATGTACCTAGTGATCCTGGATTTATTCATTTTAGAGGCAGTTATTTAATTCCAGTAATTGTTAAGGTCACTAAACGACCAGTTGATAATTCAATGGCCAGCAACTTAAATCCTGGCGGAGGTGAGATTCAAGTGCCGCAATATACGGATCTACCGATACACAATGATTATGCTGGTAGTGGGATTACTAATGCAGGCGCAATGCCAGCTGGCACAAATTATACTTGGGACACCAACAATGTGGCCGATACTTCCACTAAGGGCAAAATGGATAAGACATTTGTCACAGTTCACTATCCGGACGGCTCTGTTGGTTCGGTTCCCGTCAAGGTTAACGTAGGCGATCCGCAGGAAAGCGATGTTGTTTTGAAGCATAGTGCTTATCTCTATGATAAGCAAGGCAAACGGGTTAACGACCAAATCTTGCAAAGCGGTTCAAAGGTTAAGACCTACGGAACGACTATGATCAATAATCAACTGTATTACATTATTGAGGCTGACAAGTATTACGTGAAAGCCAGCAACATTCACGGAGAGAAGAGGAAGCTGGATTTGACGGCTCACGTCTACGACAAGTATGGTCAGCAGATCGGCGACCAAGTAATTTATGCGGGCACTGCGGTAACCACTTACGGTACTCCAGTCACAATCAAGGGTCAGAAATATTACCTGATTGACGGAAATAAGTATATTAAAGCCAGTGACTTCCCGCCGACTTCCGATACTTGGGTTGATCCTACGGTTCATGGGGACAATGATGCTACAGGCGGGGTTAAGAAGGCAATTAATCATGCAGCTTATCTCTATGATAAGAATGGTAAACGTGAAAACAAGGCTATCTTGAAAGCCGGGTCAAGTGTGGTAACTTACGGTAAGACGACAATTAAGCACAAACAGTATTACGTCTTGGATAATGATGAATTTTTGTTGGCCAGCAACATCGATGCCGTTAAGCGACACACAATAGGCAAAGTCACAGTGGTTAACCGCTACGGTAAGGCAACAAAGAAGAAAATGCGTAAGGGCGCTAAGGTGGCTACCTATGGCAAGGCCGTCAAGATTAAAGGTATTAAATACTACACTATTGGTGATAATCGTTACGTGAAAGCCAGCAAGCTGAAATAA
- a CDS encoding ISL3 family transposase produces the protein MSSLDDYSTKLLLDIKDNNLVFSGFYLAKDHVTKVLIAELILPITSCPNCHDPLVHNGHCLSHIHYLAFDASKPIQIELHKQRLYCRTCHRSFMATSPLINKHCFIANPVKQKVINDLTVDRSMKDIACSDNVSSNTVLRTLIKFKKQPQVDDYDYLPEHIGVDEFRGVNRQLHFICVDGDSHQIIKILPTRLKKDIMAFFEKFPLIVRSKVKTVTMDLNAYYQDIAHALFPNAQVIIDRFHIVQMLNRSFNQLRVQTMKRFDHRDRRYILLKYYWKSYLTPYNKLEVKRVKYYKHLRDCMTQEQIVEEGLDASPKLRAAYDLMQTLRQSLTEHDSKQMAKLLKSRADVGGQMKTTLKTFKRNRKAVLNAATSKYSNGCVEGTNRRIKQIERTAYGYRNFSNLTARIMLESKNAVLKENTLSKIA, from the coding sequence ATGTCTTCTCTTGATGATTATTCTACTAAACTTTTGCTTGATATTAAAGATAATAACCTTGTTTTTTCTGGCTTTTATCTTGCTAAGGATCATGTTACCAAGGTTCTCATCGCTGAACTTATATTGCCTATAACTTCTTGTCCCAATTGTCATGACCCTTTAGTCCATAACGGCCACTGCCTTTCTCACATTCACTATCTTGCTTTTGATGCTTCTAAGCCGATTCAAATCGAATTGCATAAGCAGCGCTTGTATTGTCGAACTTGTCACCGCTCTTTTATGGCCACCAGCCCGCTAATTAATAAGCATTGCTTTATTGCCAATCCTGTTAAGCAAAAGGTCATTAATGACTTAACTGTTGATCGTTCCATGAAAGACATTGCCTGCTCTGACAATGTTTCTTCTAATACCGTGTTACGGACACTAATTAAGTTTAAAAAGCAGCCTCAGGTTGATGACTATGATTACTTGCCAGAACATATTGGGGTTGACGAATTCCGCGGTGTCAACCGCCAATTGCACTTTATCTGCGTTGATGGCGACTCCCATCAGATCATCAAAATTTTGCCCACGCGCTTAAAAAAAGATATTATGGCTTTCTTTGAAAAATTTCCCCTAATCGTCAGAAGTAAAGTCAAAACTGTTACTATGGATCTCAATGCCTATTATCAAGATATTGCCCATGCGCTTTTCCCTAACGCCCAAGTCATCATTGACCGTTTCCATATCGTTCAAATGCTTAATCGTTCCTTCAACCAATTGCGCGTCCAAACTATGAAACGGTTTGATCATCGTGACCGCCGTTACATCTTGCTCAAATACTACTGGAAGTCATATCTAACACCCTACAACAAGCTGGAAGTTAAAAGGGTCAAGTATTACAAGCACCTAAGAGATTGCATGACGCAAGAGCAAATCGTTGAGGAAGGGTTGGATGCAAGTCCCAAATTACGGGCTGCTTACGATTTAATGCAGACCCTAAGACAGTCGCTTACCGAACATGATTCTAAACAAATGGCCAAGCTGCTAAAAAGTCGAGCTGACGTGGGTGGGCAAATGAAAACGACACTTAAAACTTTTAAACGTAATCGCAAAGCCGTCCTAAATGCTGCTACTTCAAAGTATTCCAATGGTTGTGTTGAAGGAACTAATCGCCGGATTAAACAAATTGAACGAACTGCTTATGGATATCGCAACTTTTCCAACTTAACTGCTAGAATCATGTTAGAATCAAAAAATGCCGTGCTAAAAGAAAACACTTTAAGCAAAATTGCCTAA